The DNA segment GCTCGACCACACGTCGTACGGGGGGGTCTCCTCGGCGGCGGCTGCCGTGGCGGTGGCGGCGGGCCGCCCGACCAAGCGCCGGGGCACGGCCAACCGCAAGGAGAGGCGCAGGACTCAAAGCATCAACAGCGCCTTCGCCGAACTCCGCGAGTGCATCCCCAACGTCCCCGCCGACACCAAGCTCTCCAAGATCAAGACCCTGCGCCTGGCCACCAGCTACATTGCCTACCTCATGGACCTCCTGGCCAAAGATGACCAGAATGGGGAGACGGAGGCCTTCAAAGCTGAAATCAAGAAGGTGGATGTTAAAGAGGAGAAAAGGAAGCGGGAGCTGGTAAGCAAATTCAAATTGCACTTGTAGTTTATTATTTAGAAAAtgcttccctccccccatccctatAAGGCAACATCACCAATTGCAACTGTGGCTCTCTGTTTAATTTTCCCTCTAACTCCAACTGAAAAGATTCCATGGAACACCATTCGTTTCATTCAGtcaattgcaaaaaaaaaaggcGCGCTCGGGTTAATGGTAGATGGAGTGATTTTTTTATTCTGTAGGAATTTgggatttttgtgtgtgtgtgtgtgcaaacgACTTTTTTTTTGACAATGAGGAAACAATTGCAGGAATTTCGACCCTGTCTGATTTCGTTCTGGGATTTCTGCAAAGAATGGACCCTGAACTTTCCATTCTGCTTTTGTGTAAAGGACTGGCAGCCAA comes from the Mustelus asterias chromosome 6, sMusAst1.hap1.1, whole genome shotgun sequence genome and includes:
- the hand2 gene encoding heart- and neural crest derivatives-expressed protein 2, whose amino-acid sequence is MSLVGGFPHHTVVHDGYPFAAAAAAAAASRCHEESPYFHGWLISHAEMSPPDYTMAPSYSPEYANGGAGLDHTSYGGVSSAAAAVAVAAGRPTKRRGTANRKERRRTQSINSAFAELRECIPNVPADTKLSKIKTLRLATSYIAYLMDLLAKDDQNGETEAFKAEIKKVDVKEEKRKRELNEVLKNTVTSDKKTKGRTGWPQHVWALELKQ